The nucleotide window atttatttatttatttatttatttatttatatctatatattattttttgtgtaaaacGTTTTGAAATAATTTCTGTATATATACTATACTAAATTTTTCACACTATGCTCTTTGTCCACAGAGTAAGAACAAAGTAGTGAGtctaaaattaataagaaaatattaattctaaaccgttttttttttctttttagttaaaatcatttttacttaaaatcatttttgtgttCTCAAATCCTTTAAAACCTTTTTGATGAAGATATACAAGTTTACATGTTCACATCAAAAACTTTTCTGGTAAAACACAAATAAGAACATTAGAACCTGAAAAGGTTCTAATATTCTTATTTGTTCTAAATAAGACAAAGAAAAGTGCAGATTGAGAACTTGATGAACTAATGCTTTCTTAATATCTTCCATAACGTGTTGTGTCTTTCTGCATCTGTGGATGAGAGTGATGTGAGATACATAGTAGATTTGCTTATTTCTAGAAATGTTCCATGTACAACTCAACGCATAGAAATAGTGGACTTAACTTAAcaatctctgttttttattttctaggATAAGAAGAAGTATTATCGTGTAAAGTGGATTGATTCTTGGGAGCCTGAAGAGAACTTGTCAGAGGCGTGTCAAGGATTAATCAATGAGTTCTGGACAGGAACAACTCTTGACCCATCTGGAAAGATTATCAAAAAAGATGAGTTAAAGGTATACACACAAACCAAGTTGtttcaaaatatgttttttgattTGGTAATACTGAAAAATGTTCGAACTCGGTACAACACCTTGCTAATTGTTGCCATTGTCACGACTATTTTTCACGAATCTCATGGCCAAATTACGTGTACGCAATGGTAGCTGTAGAGTATTGACCATTTCAACTTTTTGCCAATATTTAAAACATCAAACTGGCTTTGTCATTAGTTTTGTTCACGATTGTAGGTGGAACATCGATATGACTTTTTCACTAAGAAATAGATTTTTAACTTGAGTCGATCGTGATCTTATCTGAACAGGTATGATTGACTGTAACTTTTGAAATGCGATTATATTGTATGCAGTATTACATCGTGTACTGTCAATCTCATTTAAAGggtgaaaaacgaaaaacgtcTATCCGTTAGGCtggaaatatttgttattttttagcaaGGGTTGAAGGTGATCAAGAAAGAGGTTGCTCAACCATCTACAGAAACAAAGGTTTTTCCTCAAGCAAATTCTTGCATACCTTTTAACAAAAAGCCTGATGAAGGCGCAATCGCCGCACCAGTAGCTTTACATGCACCGTTGAAATCTGAGGCTTTGACACCCTCTGTCGACCAGCCAACTGGCGAAATGATTGATAATGGTATATCGAAATTCAGTGAGAAACTGTCACCAACAGACCCTCCACGTTTGACGCGTATGCATGGCCATGTAGAACTCAGTAAAGCTATGGCTCCCGCGTCCCCAGCAAGAATATTGTCAGAAATATCTAACGAAGCAGAAAGTGCAACTTCTCTACCGTCTATGACAAGTAATAACTATGTCAAAAGATCGGAATCAGATGTCAGCTTTAAACCACTCACCGAGAGTAAAAAGCCGAACCAAAAGCCAACCACGTCGAACCATTTGAACAGTCCGAGCACAAGTACTTGTCCGGAAGTTAGTTCAAGATTGAATTTTTACCACAAAACTCGTATAGGCGAGTCAGACGATGAAGCCGGGTCTGATTGCGTTGAAAGTCCTATGAGGTCTATCGGGCTGCAGTGTCAAGTATCTCTTAATGAGGCTCAAGAATCGAACAACACTGTCGAACTTCGAACAGAAACAGCAGATGCTGTTGATGTACACAGCGATGACGATGTGGAAATTACTGTCTCCATCGAGTCGCCACTTAAACGAAAAAGAGGACGTGGGAGACCTCCCTCAAGTTCATCAGTACACATTACTCCTCCATCTAAACGAAGACGGGACCTGATGTCAATGTCAGCACCAAATCATTTACGCTCTCCTAATCAACACAGAAATAGTTCCATGTCGGTTGATAAAGCCGTAAAAAGCACTAGACCAATACACCCTCGCCGTCTGTTACATCAGTCAAGTCTCAGCGATGGAGAGCAAAGTGCCATCCCCTCAAACCCTGTTTGTCATAGTACAGCTCACACTAAAAACCGAAGGCATTCCGAAACTGTTACAtctagtcaaaatatacaacaaGATTTTTTCGAATCGCAAAATCATCCACAACGACTGCGGCAACATGAACCACATTATGTTTCAACTGGAAACACGAACGCTGAACCTAGCCGACATCTGCCGACATTTGTTAGTGCGTCGACCGAGAGTTCGACAACGACGTTTATCTTGAAGGAGAGAACATGTACAATTTGCAAATACACATTCGCTAACATTACTTTGGCGCGCCAACACGTCAAAAAAATCCACTCGAGTCCTTCAGATACCTCCCTTTTGACTTGTGATGTATGCAGCGCGATGTTTAAAACCAATCGGGATTTAAAATCGCATATGTTATTACACGAAGACCACACTTCGTATCAATGCGAAGTTTGTCTACGAGCCTTTAAGAAACGCGTTTTGCTGAATCAGCACATGCTGATACATTCCCAGGATCTACCATTTTGTTGCGAgatttgtaacaaaaaatttcGTCAACAAAGCCATTTGATACTTCACATGGGGAGACATGGTCGTAATAACGAAGCTGTGTACACCTGTCCTCACTGTTTGCAAGATTTTACTGATGaaagtttgtttacaaatcACATGAGGCAACACGATGCTGAGCTACCATTTTGCTGCAATTCATGTCAAGAgagatttaaacaaaaaagtgaTCTTCTCCTGCATCTGGACGGACACAACGAGGGGCGACCTTTCACATGTCATATTTGCAAAAAATCATTCAAAATGAAAACGTATTTATACGGACACATGCAAATGCATAAAGTGCAAAAGATTAAACAGACGGCAGCCGATAGTACAACAACGGTCGAACATGAAGAGCCGAAAgaagtgaaaataaaaaaacaaagaacaaaTTAACAATATTTTGTGGCGTGCGCCCTCCCTCGTTCATGTATTTTTTCGGTCTTCTTTGCAGTGTTTTATTTGTGAGTGAATACTTTTGTTGTAAGGTTTTAAAGAAAACCCGCCGAAAATAACAACAAGTTAAAATGACAAACCAAAAAACAATGTACAAATTTACGTGTATTgtatataacatattttttgtttatatgtaaaatataaagttttatCTCATATATACGAAGATattttcaatgacatcatttctGTGTAAATGCTGCTGACTAAAAGTTTTAACGTGTCTTTCCGAAGAACAGTTAAGGTGTTATTTGAAGTGTTTTAAACACGATTGCAGTGCTTTACGGAAATTAACGAGACCAAATGCCCAAATGTTAGTGAGCTCAGATTTAACCGTATGAAGAAAATGTCAGTTGGAAATTGCTAATTATCTTTAGCGAATTTAGAACTATGAATACCTTGCCCTTTGGAAACAGCCAGAACAGGAAGAAACAATACATTGCGAACTGCGCACCGATGACTTTAGTGATCCCAAATGCGGTAGTAACTACTCTTCAGTCCATTGTCGTCCCACGAAGCGTGCTAAAAAGAGCTGCCATATTTTATGCGGAATATTTGCTTTAttggaaaaaacaaacaattcacGCAACAAAATGTTAGataccttaagtggataaatttggCGAATGAtacattttataaaatttggcaaggatttaatttggcgaatacaaaaaattatttattttggcgaatgacacaaagaattgaatttttatgtcttgaaatgttttatgaaaaataagaataaacttTTATGTAACACAAGATTTGTTATAGAATTAAGGATGCCATAAGGGTATAGACACATAttcagtaataataataataataacggtTATATTTCAGCTCCATAATTGTACAAAATGGCTATTCTCCTGAATTAACATATGATATTCGTATGTGGCTAAAGgttaatatataaaacaaaaacaaacaaaaaacaacaaaaaacgaaAGCCAGTTCATAATATAGTATGTTTCACAAAAGTATTAGAAAGAGAATTATAGAAGAGATCAAGTAGTAGTAAGATAGATAATTATGTGAAACCTTGGAGGGTGAAACATACTAGCTATATGTTCTAAAACGAGTTGTTGAAAAtgcgaaacaaaaacaaaactggCGGATTAGGAATgataaaatatagagaaaataATGACTTGGAAAAAAGGGAGATTCTGATAAAGTAGGTAGTCGAAAATCCTATTGATTGTCCAGATCTTATAAAACATAGTCATATAAATCACTCCCCTAcctttcatttttcttttgcgTCATATTTATCAATCACTTTAGcattaccatagcaacaatacttggtcacatttttttaaataagcgcgtcgttcgttttttatttaaaaatatgtgaaaaaatgaattttcgcTCGCTCTTTTGTGTTTTAAcctgtctttttctttaaataatcaaaatatacataaaatgtgACAAAGTCATTTGCAGCAGGTATCGTTGAGCTCGTGTGCAAAGTTTTGTTAAGTTTCTCCATCAGGGAGGGGAATTTCGGACATTTTAAGTCTTTACAGCAATAGCCTATTCAAAGATGTGCAGGTGTTAAGCGAACTACCGAaaactaattaaatatttataagttGGTAGAGAATATCAAACTccacatatttttgaaaaaaaaaattttttgtaaaaattttttatttatacccTTACAGTATCCTTAAGTTACATATTTTATTCTTCATCATcgtcaataaaaaaaagtttttgggaaaaaaatatttttctttttttaattaaaaaaaacgttttttttttttttttaatttggcagGGATTTAATTTGACGAACGGTAACTTATGTTAAATTGgcgagtatttaatttggcgaatagtTAGTTATCAAACTTTTGGCgggtatttaatttggcgaatttcGCCGCAATTCCTCATATTTAATtctcgccaaaatttatccacttaaggtagtTGGCGGATCATTTTTCACCATAAAAGTATTGATCAAACTCACAAAAATCGACAAGTTATTGTGCATTGTTGTATACCTTTTTATGACCACATGGGGTAAAATACAAAAGTGGAAATTGGCGTGTGTGTCCTGGGTGGTTCCTGGGATTGCAATTCAGGGAGGGGGTCGTTctggttttcgacaaaattagaCATAGTAAACTAAAAAGCATGCAGAAAATGATTCTCGTCACCTTGATACTAGGCCAAAATTAGtccgaaaattaaaaatgctttattttctaaaaaatttggtactgaacaaaaaaaaatgctgaatatggtgataataaaattttatctcCTAAATACCGTTTTttaatttccgcgcccgaaggcataggaaaatctttaaaaccgtcgtttttttcttttggagcattttttgagaaaaaatcgaccctgagatttcacgttcctctgaaaGGAGGATGGTATTGTATCGTATCCAACAGTGAcggatacggtaaccccctgagacacatactcagtatatttaaaatatcccctctgctcgctatattaaccttagcaaatatatatattctgaaagccgaataaattatctctagaatgatgataaaatgttttcataaaaaaaatccaaaaagtagaaaaaaaattatatacaaaaattcacccttccagttcattttgtcgaacactcccctcagtaaaatttttgttcgttgaaaaaaatatcaatacgaagctcttattcagctctaaaatactttgctttttttactcaaaacaacacgtggttccaaaaatatagcatattttgtgttacaatagctgttttatgactgatttatctatttttaagcaTGATAGATCAATAACTCGATATTGATCTCACTTTCTGCGTTAGAAAAAGCAAAGTTTAGTAGCCAAAGTTATAATTGTcgcaacaaacttgttttcgtgcaatttcgacaagatggaggggagtgtttgacaaaaatatataccgttacgactgaaaattttatttcgagaaaaagcaaatcaaagaCCTTTGCTTTTACCTGCATGGTTACAATGTAACCATGGTTACACCCACCtaaggggattttcacgaagcgaattgaacagcgaattcgacggcgaattgtttCTGAGCAtgtgcagttttgtttgttttgattttgcatcgaactgcgaatgctcagatacaattcgccgtcgaattcgccgctcaattcgcttcgtgaaaatccccctttaattgttatgaataattaataactcatgaatattttatttaaaattaaaggtaaAGTATTTTCTCAAAACTTTGGGTCTAGTTATTGTTAAAGAGACAAcaggataacataacataacaggataaaaacgaaaaaaataaagaaataaattaaaaaggtatagatgataaataataatatatttgtataaattattaaagtgtaaatgTTTCCTATGTTATAATGTAGGGGTGTAATTTTTTATTCGTTCTGCATAACtctctttaattattatacagattaaatatatttaaggaattttaaactttgagcacACTATTAAAAACTACGGAAGCCGAGAGGGGACACCGAAAAGAAAGTCTGAAGGGAGAAAAAAGAATTTGGTTCgagaaaagaaaattcaaatctcaaaaataaaatttgaattgaaaactaaatttctttataaacaataaaaaaattccgATCGAGGAAATAAtcgaaatcgaaaaaaaaattcaccaatcaagaaaagaaaaaacaagtacaaaaaaaatggaataaaaatatttataagtaAAATTAAATGATACGAGCATGGCACTGATCGGTTTCTTCTCCATTGTTTACAcaagtatgtcattttgtacgtAGTGTGTGGTAGGCAGTTTTCTGAcgatttattattttgtactcAATGTGTATCACGTAAAGACTTATGTACTACCTCAGACAGTCCTCCAGCTACAGCAGATGAGCGAGAATTGATAGTGTATTACTTTGAGAAACATTTCCCATACAATGCAAtcgttctgtttttaaaaatatatcatagCACATTAATGTCAACGAGAACCCTGAAACGACGATTACGAAGTCTTGGGTTGAAAAGGAGACGTAGTAATGTTAACGAGGCAGTTTTACGTAGTATAATTGAACAAGAACTACAAGGTCCAGCTGCAGTGAAAGGATACCGAGGGCTTTGGCATTCACTTCGATGTTCATATGGCATAATGGCTACACGTGACACCGTCATGCAACTGCTAAGAGAGTTAGATCCGGATGGTACTGAACAAAGAAGATCGCGCCGTCTACGTCGTAGAGAATACACATCACCCGGTCCTAACAATTGCTGGCATGTGGATGGGTATGATAAACTTAAACCATATGGTCTACCCATTCACGGTTGTATTGATGGTTTCTCGCGAAAAGTTTTATGGTTGAAAGTTTCCAGGAGCAATAACAACCGACTAGTACCTGCTCACTTGTtcttagaaaaagtaaaagagTTGGGGTTTTGTCCACTTTTAGTTCAAACAGATTGTGGTATGTGTTATGGCTGATATGCAGTGTTACTTAACACAAGACGCTAACGCACACAGATATGGGGTCATCGCTGTCCAATCAAAGGAAAATTGGTGCTCCTTCTATCGACGGTCTTTCACAAGTtggataataattttttttaagaatatgttAGAGAAAGGAGTGTTATTGCCGGGGAATCACATTCATGAGGAATGTGTTTGGTTTGTGTTTTCTAATTTATTACAATCTCAACTAGACCAGGTTCGCAACCAATGAAATACCCACTTTATACGAAAGTCCCGCCACGACAGTGTGAGTGGAATTCCAGATATCTTATTTTACTTGCCAACTACAGTTAATGCTAATGACCAAAAACGCTTGATATCACAAGATCATAAACATAACTTAATATCGCAAAGAGATGTAATTTCAGAAGGCAGGAACTGAATTTTtcgaatattttaaatatgtagTACAATCAGAGAACATGGAATATCCACCAAAAAATTGGCACAATGGTCAGGGTTCGAACAGATAACAAAACTTTGTGTATAAACTATGAACATAGAAAAGAGACATTTGAAACTAATAACATAATTTTCATCCATAGAAATATAACATAGTAGTATATGATGTACATAAGTTACATGCTCTTTGTTTGACTCATGCCCTTCTTCGTTCAGACAAataattttgacttttttcgaTCCCTCGTGCTCTTAAATTTCTAAAGAATTTGTCCAGTTGTAACATTGTCTTCTTCTGCTTCACATAGTGATTTATCTTCTGTATTACTCGTGTATTCTACTGTAGTGTAAATTTTCAATACATCTGAGGATTGACATGATTTGGAAATAGTAATTTCGATTTCACTTTCTTtgtaatgtgtttttaaaattgttaacaTTCCAAGAATATCCAACCCACTTAAAAATGAGGCAATTTCTTCTGCACAACTGGATAAACAGCAGTGTCTGATGATGTTGTcaataaataatgacttatctTCTAAACTTACATTGACTTTTGTAACTCCTAAATCATATCTCTCTGGGAAAAGCTGTAAAGCTGTCTTGAAGGCAGCATTGTCTGTGGCAGATAatacatttttaagtttttgttgAATGTCAATATCGGGGACGTCATCGACTTTGAAAACTTCTGTACCACCATCCAAGAGCTTCGATACAACACAAGGCATAAAATACCTTGGCCCAGCACAACCAATGATGAGTGCCAATGACACTAGGTTACCAAATAATTTGATATGACCTTTTTGtaatttctcgaagtcatgcagGAATGTTGAGCCATTATCACCTGATTgcaataaatactttttttacatCATCGAAAAGTGCTGCAAAGAACTCTTTAAGTGGCCCACCACCATCTTGTGCTACTTCACCAATGAATGTGATTGTAAACGGTTTAACACCTTCACGATATAAACGTTGTAATTTCTCTAGTGTGTCAAGCCAAATTTTTCTCTGCCTCACTGAAAGTTCCACAGTTCCAGCTATTTTCAGAAACGCCTGCAAGTTTTCAAGTTTGTCTGTTAAAGATGGTTCATTGTCaatataattttcaattgaATGGATGTTGTTATCAAGTGTAGGAAATGCACTGTGTGTACTGTTATACTCTGTTGAAGGGATAGAACTGCAACTGCTTCGATCATTAAGTAAACCGAATGGATGGTCTACATCGTCAATTGTTGTCAAAAAATTGTAACCATTATCAACTCTGGTGGACGTATTTTTAACATTGATGTAATcgattttgttactttttttgcTATTATGATAAAATTGTGATGACAAACAcaggtaaaataaaatttgggaATATGGTTTACAAAGGTCTTCCTTGTAGTcatttaatttaaaagaaacactTTTACCAGGCATACATATGACTTCTTGAAAGTCTGGATAGAGCAAAACCCAATCTTCTATGGCACAAAATTTCTGATTGTGGTTGCCATGTTTTTCGATGGCAGCAAGTGTTCCAGATGATGCTTCTAATACTTTTAGAGAAAGTCTTCGTCCACGAACAACTCTCATCTCTCCATACTCATCCCGCAAGGCTATGCCCACATTAATAAtcactgatttttttaattcttttgaaCTGTTCTTCTGCTTATATTTGTTCCCATCATAGAAGTAGATGATTGTTTTGCTGGTACAAATGTTGTTGTGTTGATGATATACTATGTCTCTTTTTTGTACCAGGCTTGAAGAAGGTCTGTCTGTATTTTTCTCGACCCTCGGTAAAACTATTCAAAGGCATCGTATTTGATGGAGTACAAGATGTATCGTTTTCTGATGTTCTAGCGCCACATTTCCCACAAAAAGTATTCTCTGTTTTGACTTCAGATCCACACGCTACACAGTACGCCATTTTTTATCTGCAATCAATGTTTTGGTACACAATAACACGTCAACCGAAATTAATtaatacattttcttttttaattttcttctcaaacctttttctttttctccgatatttatgctttcttttttttttacttctgatTTATTCTTCTctcaattttaatattcttttctcgattttgattttcttttctcgatttgaattttcttttctcgatttgaattatcttttcttgatttcgatttctttttttcagtgtcCCTTCTCGGCTTCCGTAGAAAACACTAAAAGATAAAGATTTTTCTTCATCTTATCactacaataaatatttttgattctttttataaaaaatatcaggaaattatGCCAAGgaatcaaaattaaaactagaaattaaaaaaaaggttgcgaagcatttcccaagctgcaagca belongs to Hydractinia symbiolongicarpus strain clone_291-10 chromosome 1, HSymV2.1, whole genome shotgun sequence and includes:
- the LOC130645773 gene encoding zinc finger and BTB domain-containing protein 11-like, which encodes MSQFVGPNGENDVMIEGSCGGPYMVEKIVGIYMGKDKKKYYRVKWIDSWEPEENLSEACQGLINEFWTGTTLDPSGKIIKKDELKQGLKVIKKEVAQPSTETKVFPQANSCIPFNKKPDEGAIAAPVALHAPLKSEALTPSVDQPTGEMIDNGISKFSEKLSPTDPPRLTRMHGHVELSKAMAPASPARILSEISNEAESATSLPSMTSNNYVKRSESDVSFKPLTESKKPNQKPTTSNHLNSPSTSTCPEVSSRLNFYHKTRIGESDDEAGSDCVESPMRSIGLQCQVSLNEAQESNNTVELRTETADAVDVHSDDDVEITVSIESPLKRKRGRGRPPSSSSVHITPPSKRRRDLMSMSAPNHLRSPNQHRNSSMSVDKAVKSTRPIHPRRLLHQSSLSDGEQSAIPSNPVCHSTAHTKNRRHSETVTSSQNIQQDFFESQNHPQRLRQHEPHYVSTGNTNAEPSRHLPTFVSASTESSTTTFILKERTCTICKYTFANITLARQHVKKIHSSPSDTSLLTCDVCSAMFKTNRDLKSHMLLHEDHTSYQCEVCLRAFKKRVLLNQHMLIHSQDLPFCCEICNKKFRQQSHLILHMGRHGRNNEAVYTCPHCLQDFTDESLFTNHMRQHDAELPFCCNSCQERFKQKSDLLLHLDGHNEGRPFTCHICKKSFKMKTYLYGHMQMHKVQKIKQTAADSTTTVEHEEPKEVKIKKQRTN
- the LOC130645783 gene encoding uncharacterized protein LOC130645783 — protein: MRVVRGRRLSLKVLEASSGTLAAIEKHGNHNQKFCAIEDWVLLYPDFQEVICMPGKSVSFKLNDYKEDLCKPYSQILFYLCLSSQFYHNSKKSNKIDYINVKNTSTRVDNGYNFLTTIDDVDHPFGLLNDRSSCSSIPSTEYNSTHSAFPTLDNNIHSIENYIDNEPSLTDKLENLQAFLKIAGTVELSVRQRKIWLDTLEKLQRLYREGVKPFTITFIGEVAQDGGGPLKEFFAALFDDVKKVFIAIR